A DNA window from Halomicrobium mukohataei DSM 12286 contains the following coding sequences:
- a CDS encoding DoxX family protein: MIPLQSELFASAGSGELFLLARLLFGGVLAFMGMNHFTNTADMVGYAQFKGLPAPKLSVVGSGGLLLFAGAGIAVGAFPVLSGFALGLFLLLSGVAMHDFWSMDDPEERQNEMTSFLKNLFGAGGAFAFAALGAIAWPYSVGLALF, translated from the coding sequence ATGATCCCGCTTCAGTCGGAGCTCTTCGCCAGCGCCGGCAGTGGCGAGCTGTTCTTGCTCGCACGCCTCCTCTTTGGCGGCGTCCTCGCGTTCATGGGGATGAACCACTTCACGAACACGGCGGACATGGTCGGTTACGCCCAGTTCAAGGGCCTGCCGGCCCCGAAGCTCTCCGTCGTCGGTTCGGGCGGCCTGCTCCTGTTCGCGGGGGCGGGGATCGCCGTCGGCGCGTTCCCGGTGCTGTCGGGCTTCGCGCTCGGGCTGTTCTTGCTGCTGTCGGGCGTCGCGATGCACGACTTCTGGTCGATGGACGACCCCGAAGAACGGCAAAACGAGATGACGAGCTTCCTGAAGAACCTGTTCGGTGCCGGCGGCGCGTTCGCGTTCGCAGCCCTCGGTGCGATCGCCTGGCCCTACAGCGTCGGGCTGGCGCTGTTCTAG
- a CDS encoding 1,4-dihydroxy-2-naphthoate polyprenyltransferase produces the protein MSTATADVSKRRAWVMAARPQTLPAGSAPVIVGAGLALHDGVFAPLPWLAALAGALLLQIGTNFANDYYDAVNGADTDDREGFTRVTAGGLIPAQQVKYAMAAAYGFAVVVGVYLVAVGGVPILVVGLTSIAAGILYTGGPYPYGYRGLGDLFVFVYFGVVAVTGTYYVQAVATSDAGLFPTWLPSEIGLATAVVASLPAAGLSTAILVVNNVRDRETDAEAGKRTLAVMFGYRFSRLEFLALVGMAYVVPIGFALDGAFGLPALAPLLSLPLAVSVSKTVLRRTDGEALNPALERVGQTVFAHSVLFALGLALTA, from the coding sequence ATGAGTACGGCGACGGCGGACGTGTCCAAACGGAGAGCCTGGGTGATGGCCGCCCGCCCGCAGACGTTGCCGGCCGGTTCGGCACCCGTGATCGTCGGGGCCGGACTGGCACTCCACGACGGCGTGTTCGCGCCGCTTCCGTGGCTGGCAGCGCTGGCGGGGGCGTTGCTCCTCCAGATCGGGACGAACTTCGCGAACGACTACTACGACGCGGTCAACGGCGCAGATACGGACGACCGGGAGGGCTTTACGCGAGTGACCGCGGGCGGTCTCATCCCCGCCCAACAGGTCAAGTACGCGATGGCCGCCGCGTACGGATTCGCGGTGGTCGTCGGCGTCTACCTCGTCGCGGTCGGTGGCGTGCCGATCCTCGTCGTCGGCCTGACGAGCATCGCCGCCGGGATCCTCTACACCGGCGGGCCCTACCCCTACGGCTATCGCGGACTGGGAGACCTGTTCGTGTTCGTCTACTTCGGCGTCGTGGCCGTCACCGGTACCTACTACGTCCAGGCGGTGGCCACCAGCGACGCCGGCCTGTTCCCGACGTGGCTCCCCTCGGAGATCGGCCTCGCGACGGCGGTGGTGGCCAGCCTCCCCGCCGCGGGCCTCTCGACGGCGATCCTCGTCGTGAACAACGTCCGCGACCGCGAGACCGACGCCGAGGCCGGCAAGCGAACGCTCGCCGTCATGTTCGGCTACCGCTTCAGCCGACTGGAGTTCCTGGCGCTCGTGGGGATGGCCTACGTCGTCCCGATCGGCTTCGCTCTCGACGGCGCGTTCGGTCTCCCGGCGCTGGCCCCGCTCCTCTCGCTGCCGCTTGCGGTCTCCGTGTCGAAGACGGTCCTGCGTCGCACCGACGGAGAGGCGCTCAATCCGGCCCTCGAACGGGTCGGCCAGACGGTGTTCGCCCACTCGGTACTGTTCGCCCTCGGCCTCGCACTGACAGCATGA